A single region of the Thermodesulfatator indicus DSM 15286 genome encodes:
- the nrfD gene encoding NrfD/PsrC family molybdoenzyme membrane anchor subunit, which yields MAETREAVIGRELVIIPSKTNIWLALLFGLLFAVGTAVGIYSFIAGHEHVYGITREVPWGILISTYVFFVVTSTGLCLTSSIGHVFGLESLMPIASRSVFLAIATIIAGFAVIAFELENPWRMAIYNIISPNPTSNIWWMGTLYGAYLFFMLVEFALLKLGHHRKAGLAGLMGVIAGVAAHSNLGAVFGLVNAKEFWHGPYMPIYFIASAMMSGGAAIIFFTWLAYKVNGWQMEPKMEKALQVTGKIYALLLAIVMFFTTWKILAGLAGHPPGKYEATMALIAGPFAFNFWFFEVGLGLVLPFIVILAVKARNIPAMAIVSGVALLAIFVMRYDLVVLGQLIPHYHGLQIVDMPHFYSYSPTFLEWLVVLGGFGLFGMLFFMGERIFKGHLDEH from the coding sequence ATGGCGGAAACAAGAGAGGCAGTAATTGGAAGAGAACTGGTCATTATCCCCAGCAAAACAAACATCTGGCTGGCTTTGCTCTTTGGCCTTCTTTTCGCGGTAGGCACTGCGGTTGGTATTTATAGTTTCATTGCTGGCCATGAACATGTTTATGGTATAACTAGAGAGGTCCCCTGGGGGATACTTATTTCTACTTACGTGTTTTTTGTAGTCACCTCCACCGGTCTCTGTTTAACTTCTTCTATAGGCCATGTCTTCGGACTTGAGAGTTTGATGCCTATTGCCAGCCGTAGCGTGTTTTTAGCCATCGCTACTATTATCGCTGGCTTTGCGGTAATTGCTTTTGAGTTGGAAAATCCCTGGCGTATGGCCATTTATAACATTATTTCTCCTAACCCTACGTCTAACATTTGGTGGATGGGAACCCTTTACGGCGCTTACCTATTTTTTATGTTAGTGGAATTTGCTTTACTAAAACTGGGACACCATCGCAAAGCCGGTTTGGCTGGTTTGATGGGAGTTATTGCTGGTGTGGCGGCACACAGTAACCTGGGAGCGGTTTTTGGCCTGGTTAACGCTAAAGAGTTCTGGCATGGTCCTTACATGCCCATTTATTTTATTGCTTCGGCCATGATGAGTGGTGGAGCGGCGATTATATTTTTTACCTGGCTGGCCTACAAAGTTAATGGCTGGCAAATGGAACCCAAAATGGAAAAAGCCCTTCAAGTTACAGGGAAAATTTATGCTTTATTGTTAGCCATTGTAATGTTTTTTACTACCTGGAAAATTCTGGCGGGCCTTGCTGGACATCCTCCGGGAAAATATGAAGCTACTATGGCCTTGATTGCTGGTCCATTTGCCTTTAATTTCTGGTTCTTTGAAGTTGGCCTCGGTCTAGTATTGCCTTTTATCGTCATTCTTGCCGTTAAAGCTAGAAATATTCCAGCTATGGCCATTGTTTCTGGAGTGGCTCTTTTGGCCATCTTTGTGATGCGCTATGATTTAGTCGTCTTGGGGCAACTTATTCCGCATTACCATGGTCTCCAAATTGTAGATATGCCTCACTTCTATTCTTATAGCCCCACTTTCTTAGAGTGGCTGGTAGTTCTCGGTGGATTTGGCCTGTTTGGCATGCTTTTCTTTATGGGAGAACGTATTTTTAAAGGCCACCTAGACGAACACTAA
- the yihA gene encoding ribosome biogenesis GTP-binding protein YihA/YsxC gives MKIASSVGEDMKPKIKQVKFEKSAFKPEDLTVPKLPEVAFLGRSNVGKSSLINAFLGQKRLARVSSTPGFTKAINFYRVDHRFWVVDLPGFGFAKVPPKMRAQWKKLIETYLSSPRLTKLLVLIFDIRREPDELDFMLIDYVKSLGRNFIVVLNKIDRAKKTDLPKLKRRYLEKLSLEESQVFLCSCKTREGLEPIKQKIWESLAE, from the coding sequence TTGAAGATAGCTTCATCTGTAGGAGAAGACATGAAGCCCAAGATAAAACAGGTGAAATTTGAAAAGAGTGCTTTTAAGCCTGAAGATTTGACTGTCCCCAAACTGCCAGAAGTGGCTTTTTTAGGGCGGTCAAATGTAGGCAAGTCTTCTTTGATAAATGCTTTTCTGGGGCAAAAAAGGCTTGCCAGAGTATCTTCTACGCCAGGGTTTACTAAGGCCATCAACTTTTACCGGGTGGATCATCGGTTCTGGGTAGTTGATTTACCTGGTTTTGGTTTTGCTAAAGTGCCTCCCAAAATGCGGGCCCAGTGGAAAAAACTTATAGAGACTTATCTTTCTTCACCCCGGTTGACCAAGCTTTTGGTTTTAATTTTTGATATTCGGCGTGAGCCTGATGAGTTGGATTTTATGCTGATTGACTATGTAAAAAGCCTTGGTCGTAATTTTATCGTGGTGCTAAACAAAATAGACCGAGCCAAAAAGACAGATCTTCCCAAACTTAAAAGACGCTATCTAGAAAAACTTTCTTTGGAAGAATCTCAAGTGTTTCTTTGTTCATGTAAAACTCGGGAAGGGCTTGAGCCGATAAAACAAAAAATCTGGGAAAGCTTAGCTGAGTGA
- a CDS encoding AAA family ATPase, protein METWVIDGVTLHLAHPDELNLICVGQEDVIKQVLAAWMIIDEKDLPLNPRLVGKPGVGKTTIAYAAAKRLGQEVYIFQATVDTRPEDLLITPVISDEGRIRYMASPIVTAMIKGGVAIIDEANRMSEKSWASLAPLLDSRRYVESIVAGIKIKAHPDFRICVTMNEDASTFEVPEYIHSRLQPQIYVDFPEAEEEYEMLRANLPFADEEILHYVVSFLQLAHRAGETFSVRDGVNIARYALKRLAGPDKGADKKEILKEAISQTLGQTALIFWPDNRKEGPRLRPV, encoded by the coding sequence ATGGAAACTTGGGTAATTGACGGTGTAACCCTTCACTTAGCGCACCCTGATGAATTGAACTTGATTTGTGTAGGCCAGGAAGATGTTATCAAGCAGGTGCTCGCCGCCTGGATGATTATTGACGAAAAAGACCTGCCTCTTAATCCCCGCTTGGTAGGAAAACCGGGCGTGGGGAAAACCACCATAGCTTACGCCGCGGCTAAAAGGCTTGGCCAAGAAGTTTATATCTTTCAGGCCACGGTTGATACTCGCCCTGAAGACTTGCTTATTACCCCGGTAATCTCTGATGAAGGTCGCATTCGCTATATGGCAAGCCCCATTGTCACCGCTATGATAAAAGGCGGTGTCGCCATTATTGACGAAGCCAACCGCATGAGTGAAAAAAGCTGGGCCTCGCTAGCCCCACTTCTTGACTCGCGCCGTTACGTAGAATCCATTGTGGCGGGTATCAAAATAAAGGCCCATCCAGACTTCCGCATTTGCGTCACCATGAATGAAGATGCCTCTACTTTTGAAGTGCCAGAATATATCCATTCCAGGCTTCAGCCCCAAATCTACGTTGATTTTCCAGAAGCCGAAGAGGAATATGAAATGCTCAGGGCCAATCTCCCCTTTGCCGATGAAGAAATACTTCATTACGTAGTTTCCTTTTTGCAGCTAGCGCACCGGGCCGGAGAAACTTTTTCCGTAAGAGACGGGGTAAACATTGCCCGTTACGCCTTAAAACGCCTGGCCGGGCCGGACAAAGGGGCAGATAAAAAAGAAATCCTAAAAGAAGCTATTTCCCAAACATTGGGGCAAACGGCTTTAATCTTTTGGCCGGATAACAGGAAAGAAGGCCCTCGTTTAAGACCCGTGTAA